ACGAACCCGAGAAACGGGACGCCAAAGCCCACGACGAACCCCGTCAAGTGAGCGTACACGTTGGTTCCGGGGGCGACGATGACGAGCGATCCGAGCACACCCGCGGTCGTCACGGACATTCCGAACACGAACATGAACTCCCGTTCCGCCGAAAGAGCAATGCCGCGAGGGTCGCCGTCCAGACGAAGCAATCCGGCCGCACCCCCCGCAGCGACGAGGAAGAAAAGCGCCGCGACCGAGGGATCGGGCGGCAGGAACCCGGCGTTCCGCGGAACGACGAACGCGAACCCCAATGCGAGTGAAAACGGGACGACTGCCCACGTCGGATCGATCCGTCGCTCGGCGTCCGTCTCCGACGCGAGGGCGACGAACCAGACGACCACGAGAAAGCCCAGAAACGCGGAGTTGAGTCCCGAAAACCCGGCCGACGGGTAGTTGGAGAACTCCCCGAGCGTGTTGATCGACACCCACGAAACGAGGATGGGGACGACGAGGAGATAGCCCGCGGCGGCGCCGGCGAGTTCGCGGCGCCAGTCGGCCGCGACCGCCAGCGGGTGGATCGCCGCCATCGTGAGCCAGTAGACACCGACGTTGTTGAGGAGGTGGGCCGAATCGACGTGGACGTAGCTCGATGCGAACGCCGTCCACAGTGTCGTCACGTCGGCAAACGGCGACTCTGCCGCGAGCGAGAGGCTCCAGCTCCGGGTGCCCGGTACGAGGTGGATGAAGACGAGCACCGCCGGAACCGCGAAATACACCGCGAACAGCTCCCATCGGGACCGCCGACGAACGCCCGCAGCAGTCGCTTGCAGGATCCGAACTGTGAGCCGTCGTCTGGGGCCTCCCTCCCAGTTCACGCGGGAAGGTAGGGGGCAGCCGACAAGTGTCTTTTCCGGCCGGCCGTCGGAATCGGTACCTGAACCGGAACTGGAAGCGGAACACGGATCGAATCCGGAACCCGAAAAGGAATACCGGTTCCTCCCCAACGGCGACCATGGAGACGCCAGTCGTTCGCGGCCCGGTTCGGGACCGTCCACTCGCAGTCACGATCGCCCTCTCGCTCGTCGGTTACGTCGCCGTGCTCGGTGTGTTCCTCTCGCCGTCGTTCGCGGCGCTTTTCCCCCGGTTGTCACAACCCCAGGTCGAGTTTCTCACCCACGCGATCGCCGCCGTGAACTCCCTTACGATCGTCACGCTCTCGCTGGGCTGGTACTGGATCCGGGCCGGCGAGGTGAGGAAACACGCCGCGGCGATGACGACCTCGTTCGTGTTGATCCTGATCTTCCTCGGAATGTATCTCCCACGGGTCGCCGGCGGCGGGACGAAGTACTTCGTCGGTCCCGATCCCGCCTTCTATGCGTATCTGGCGATGCTCGGGATCCACATCGCGCTGTCTATCCTCGCGGTTCCTGTGGTGCTGTATGCGATCGTGCTGGGGCTCACTCACACCGAACGGGAACTCCGGACGGAGACGCCACACCGCCGGATCGGACGCATCGCGGCCGCCTCGTGGCTGCTGTCGTTGATCCTCGGTGTCGTTGCGTATCTCCTGTTGAACCACGTGTACGGCTCCGAGTACGAGGCCGCACAGGCTGCCGCTATCGTCCTGTTGTAGCAATCCTTGACACAACCCTCCAGACTGTTTTCCCCATCCGAATGCCGGATCACAGCCGGACGAGTTCCGCCCGAACCGCGTTCCGTTTTATAAGGAGGAACCCCGTCAGGATGAACAGGAAGCCGACCCAGGTGTGGATCGTCGGCACTTCTCCAAGGAAGACGAGCCCGGTGACCGCCGCCGCGACCGGGGCGGCGTAGGAGACGAGGTTGATCTCGATCGGGCCGAGCCGCTCGAGGAGATCGAAGTAGATCAGGAAGCCGGCGGCGCTGGCGACGACCACGAGATACAACAGTGCCACCATCGCCTCCAGCGTCCATTCCACATCTGCCACGGATTCAGCCAGCGCGACGCTCACCCCGTGCATCAAGAGCGCCCCGAGCAGCATCGACCACGCCTCCATCGTCTCGATCGGGAGCCCGGTGTCGAGCCGCCGGGTCAGCACGCTCCCGAGTGCGAACGACGCCGCCGCAAGGAAGATCAGGAACATCGACACCGTCCGGGTGTCCAGCAAGTTGTTCGGATCGGGGTTGCTCAAGATAACCACGCCCAGGAACCCGACCAGGAGGCCGATGATTCCAAGGACTGCGAGCCGTTCGTCGGGAAGCAGTCCGCGAGCGAACCCCGTCGTCAGGATCGGCGAGAGGCTGACGATCACTGCCGCGGCTGCGCTCGTGGTTCCCTGCTGTCCGACGAAGAGAAACGCGTGGTAGGCGGCGATCAGGAACGCCCCGCCGATACCGACGAGCAACCACTCGTCTCGATCCCGGGGGCGCCACCGGTCGGTGGCGTACACCGCATAGCCGAGCATCAACAGGCCGGCCAGGTCGTACCTGAACGCCGCGAACAGAACCGGGGGGAAAAAATCCAGCCCGGCCTTGATCGCGGTGAACGCGCTCCCCCAGACGGCGGCGAGAACGACGAACAGGATCGCGTTCCTGAACGGCGACGTCACGCACTCATCACTCGGGAACTCCTCGTGTGCCGAGGGCCGAGTAGGTTGCGATCCCGGCGAAGAACGACCGTTTCGCTAGCCCTTCTTGTAGGTCACGCCGGCACCGCGTTCGGGGTAGGTCCACACGACGTTGCCGTGGCGACAGCCCCACCGACAGCTGCCACACTCCAGGCAGTTCTCGTAGTAGATGTGGGGCACGCCGTTGTCGTCCCGCTGCCAGACGTCGGCCGGACAGACGTTCACGCAGTCGTCGTTCACACACCGCTCCTCGCAGATGCCCGGCACCTTGACGTCGAGGTGGGACTCGCCGGAGTCCTCGTACTTGACGGTGTACAGCTTGTCTTCCATCGATTCGTTCTCTACTCCGAACGACTCCGGAGAGAGGTCCGGTCCGGTCTCGTCGGCCGTGTCTGTGTTTGCACTCATTGTGTCACCGTATCATCTTGTTGTATCTGTATGCCAGCTTCGCCGCCCCCGTCCAGCCGCCGACGGCCTCGAGGAGACGGTCTTTCGCCTCGTCTGCGTGTTTTTCCTTCGTCTGGCGGTCCATCCGGAAGTACTCGGTACTCGCGTCTGCAACCGCCTGCGGGAGCGTCTCGAACAGCAGCTCCTTGTCCTCCTTGACGCGGTCGATCATCCATTCGTACCGCTCGAGGTTCTGCATCACGAACGACTCCTCGAGCTCCTCGGGATACGACCGCAACGCGGCTGCGTCAGTCCGGTCGCGGTCTGCGGCGCTCGCGATCGCCTTCGCCGCGAGGTAGCCGCTTTCGACGGCCATGTTGGTGCCCTCGAGGTGGACGCCGTTGTTCAACACGAGCCCCGCAGTGTCGCCCACCAGGACGGCGCCGTCGTGGACGAGTTCCGGCACCGCCTCCGGGCCGCCCTCGGGGATCGTCTTGGCGGTGTACTCGACGGTGCGTGCGTTCCGCAGCAGCGGCGCGACCGCCGGGTGGGACTTGAACGCGTTCAGCGTCTGTTCGGGCTTCGGCTGGCTGCCACGCGCGTCCGAGAGCCGGTAGGCCAGTCCGACGCTTACGGTGTCGTCGTTCGTGTAGATGAAGCCGCCACCGAACGCGTCGCCGACGGCGCCCTCGCCGAAGTAGTGATAGGAGGCGCCGGCGTCGTCGTACAGCCGGAATCGGTCCTCGATGACGTTCTCGCCCTCCGGGAACTCCAGCACTTCCTTGACGCCGACCGCGATGTTCTCCGCGCGCTCGACCGACCGGAGATCACCTGCCTCGCTTACCAGGGAATTGCCCCCTTCCGCGAGAACAACGTACGGTGCGCGGATCCGTCCGTCGGGACGGTCAGTCTCGACGCCGACGACCTGGCCGTTCTCCTTGATGAGGTCAGTAACCGTCGTCTGGGTGATGAGGGTCGCCCCCTCCTCGACGGCCTGCTCGGCGAACCACTCGTCGAACTCTCCCCGCAGTACTGTGTAGGAGTCGTTGTGCGGCGGCTCGTGCCACTGTCCCGGTCGCAGGGAGACGGCGGTCTCGTCGCGCTCGGAGAGCATGCTGAACCGCCGTTCGGCGACGTACCGCTCCAGGGGCGCATCCGAGAGGTCGACCATCTCGCGGACGGTTGGCGTGTACATCACGCCGCCGAAGACGTTCTTCGCGCCCGGGAAGCGACCACGCTCGATCATCAAGACGTCCAGGTCCTCCTGTGCGAGCTTCGTTGCCGCCGCACAGCCGGCGAGGCCGGCGCCGACCACGATAACGTCGAACGCGTCGTCGTAGTTCGGGTTCTCGATCGGCTCTGTCCTGTCGCTCATTGTGCCACCTCCTGGAGTTCCGCACCGGCTTCGATCGCTTCGACCAGCTGCGGGACGATCTCGAAGATATCACCGACGATGCCGTAGTCGGCGTGCTCGAAGATCGCCGCGTTCGGATCGTCGTTGATCGCGACCACGACGCGGCTGTCTTTCATCCCTTCGAGATGCTGGATCGCCCCCGAAATGCCGAGGGCGACGTACAGCTCCGGCCGGACCGTCTTGCCGGTCTGTCCGACCTGGCGGGAGGCCTCAACCCAGCCCTCGTCGACCGCCTTGCGGCTCGCGGCGAGTTCGGCGTCCAGCGCTTCCGCGAGTTCGACGGCGGGCGAAACGTCGCCTTCGGCCCCGCCGCCGACGGCGACGATGCGGTCGGCGTCGGTGATGTCGGCCGTGTCGCCGATCACGCGCTCGATCACCTCGGAGATCGTCTCCTCCTCGCTGACGACGACGTCGACGTGTTCGATCTCGCCTTCGCGGTCGGGATCGGGTTCGGCCGCCTCGAACACGCCCGCACGGACCGTCGCCATCTGCGGGCGGTGATCCTCACAGACGATCGTCGCGAGTACGTTCCCGCCGAATGCGGGTCGTTTGGCCTGCAGCAGACCGTCCTCATCGACGTCGAGTTTGGTGACGTCGGCGGTGAGGCCGGCCCAGGTCGGCACGGCCACCCGGCCAGCGAAGTCGCGGCCGGTGTGGGTACCACCGATCAGTACTATCGACGGGTTCCACTCCTCGACCATGTGCCGGAACTGGGTGCCGTATGGGTCCGCCCGGTACGGCTCGAAGACGGGATCGTCCGCAACGAGCGCCCGGTCGGCCCCCCGCTGGATCGCCTCCTCGGCGACGTCGTCGACGTCTTCACCGATCACTATTGCGACCAGCTGTTCATCGATCTTGTCGGCAAGTGTGCGTCCCTCGGCGAGCAGCTCCCAGGAGACGTTCATTACCTCGCCAGCGTGCTCTTCGATGAACACCCACACGTCCTCGGCGTCGGCGACCTGCTGTTCCGCCTCGGTCATCTCCTCGTCGTCCTCGCTTACTTCCTGCTCGGCTTCGTCGCTCATGAGAACACCTCCGTTTCGGCGAGCGCCTCGATGAGCTCTTCGGGCGTTTCGACGATCTGTTCTTTCCGATCGACCGGGGAGACAGTGTCCATGCCGCCGACCTGGGTCGGGGAGGCGTCGAGCCCCACGTCGTCCTCGTCGATGCCGAGGTCCTCGGCGGTCAACTCCATCGGTTCGAAGTCGTTTTCCGCGTAGATCTTCCGATGGAGGCTGGCCGGCCGTGGTTCGTTTTCGCCGAACGCGAACGCGACGACCACCGGGAGGTCGGCGGCGACGCGCTCGTGGCCCCCCTCGACGTCGCGGACCGCAATCAACTGGTTCTCCTCGGGCCGGGGCTCCAGTTCCTCGACGTAGGTGAGCTGTGCCCAGCCGTTGTGGGCGGCGATCCCCGGCGGAACCTGTCCCGTCGAGGAGTCGGTGGTCTCTTCGCCGCAGACGACCACGTCGGCGTCGAAGTACTTGACCGCCTCCGCCAGCGTGTAGCTGGTCGGCCAGGTGTCGCTGCCAGCGAACGCCCGGTCGGTGATCAGGGCCGCGTCGTCACACCCCATGGCGACGGATTCCTCGAGCACCTCCGCGGCGTTCGGTGGCCCCATCGAAATCGCGATCACTTCCCCGCCGACCTCGTCGCGGAGCGCAAGCGCCGCCTCGAGCGCGTTTCGATCCGGAGTGTTCAACACGGCAGGGGCGTTTGCCCTGTCGAGCCGACCCGTATCCGGATCGATCGTTACCTCGTCGGAGTCGGGAACCTGTTTGACTCCCACTACGATTGTCCAATCATTACTCATTTAGTACACCTCATGTCGTGTCGGAGTGCGTACCG
The Halalkaliarchaeum desulfuricum DNA segment above includes these coding regions:
- a CDS encoding FAD-dependent oxidoreductase — translated: MSDRTEPIENPNYDDAFDVIVVGAGLAGCAAATKLAQEDLDVLMIERGRFPGAKNVFGGVMYTPTVREMVDLSDAPLERYVAERRFSMLSERDETAVSLRPGQWHEPPHNDSYTVLRGEFDEWFAEQAVEEGATLITQTTVTDLIKENGQVVGVETDRPDGRIRAPYVVLAEGGNSLVSEAGDLRSVERAENIAVGVKEVLEFPEGENVIEDRFRLYDDAGASYHYFGEGAVGDAFGGGFIYTNDDTVSVGLAYRLSDARGSQPKPEQTLNAFKSHPAVAPLLRNARTVEYTAKTIPEGGPEAVPELVHDGAVLVGDTAGLVLNNGVHLEGTNMAVESGYLAAKAIASAADRDRTDAAALRSYPEELEESFVMQNLERYEWMIDRVKEDKELLFETLPQAVADASTEYFRMDRQTKEKHADEAKDRLLEAVGGWTGAAKLAYRYNKMIR
- a CDS encoding electron transfer flavoprotein subunit alpha/FixB family protein, yielding MTEAEQQVADAEDVWVFIEEHAGEVMNVSWELLAEGRTLADKIDEQLVAIVIGEDVDDVAEEAIQRGADRALVADDPVFEPYRADPYGTQFRHMVEEWNPSIVLIGGTHTGRDFAGRVAVPTWAGLTADVTKLDVDEDGLLQAKRPAFGGNVLATIVCEDHRPQMATVRAGVFEAAEPDPDREGEIEHVDVVVSEEETISEVIERVIGDTADITDADRIVAVGGGAEGDVSPAVELAEALDAELAASRKAVDEGWVEASRQVGQTGKTVRPELYVALGISGAIQHLEGMKDSRVVVAINDDPNAAIFEHADYGIVGDIFEIVPQLVEAIEAGAELQEVAQ
- a CDS encoding DUF420 domain-containing protein, with translation METPVVRGPVRDRPLAVTIALSLVGYVAVLGVFLSPSFAALFPRLSQPQVEFLTHAIAAVNSLTIVTLSLGWYWIRAGEVRKHAAAMTTSFVLILIFLGMYLPRVAGGGTKYFVGPDPAFYAYLAMLGIHIALSILAVPVVLYAIVLGLTHTERELRTETPHRRIGRIAAASWLLSLILGVVAYLLLNHVYGSEYEAAQAAAIVLL
- a CDS encoding electron transfer flavoprotein subunit beta/FixA family protein, translating into MSNDWTIVVGVKQVPDSDEVTIDPDTGRLDRANAPAVLNTPDRNALEAALALRDEVGGEVIAISMGPPNAAEVLEESVAMGCDDAALITDRAFAGSDTWPTSYTLAEAVKYFDADVVVCGEETTDSSTGQVPPGIAAHNGWAQLTYVEELEPRPEENQLIAVRDVEGGHERVAADLPVVVAFAFGENEPRPASLHRKIYAENDFEPMELTAEDLGIDEDDVGLDASPTQVGGMDTVSPVDRKEQIVETPEELIEALAETEVFS
- a CDS encoding ferredoxin family protein yields the protein MSANTDTADETGPDLSPESFGVENESMEDKLYTVKYEDSGESHLDVKVPGICEERCVNDDCVNVCPADVWQRDDNGVPHIYYENCLECGSCRWGCRHGNVVWTYPERGAGVTYKKG
- a CDS encoding DMT family transporter, producing the protein MTSPFRNAILFVVLAAVWGSAFTAIKAGLDFFPPVLFAAFRYDLAGLLMLGYAVYATDRWRPRDRDEWLLVGIGGAFLIAAYHAFLFVGQQGTTSAAAAVIVSLSPILTTGFARGLLPDERLAVLGIIGLLVGFLGVVILSNPDPNNLLDTRTVSMFLIFLAAASFALGSVLTRRLDTGLPIETMEAWSMLLGALLMHGVSVALAESVADVEWTLEAMVALLYLVVVASAAGFLIYFDLLERLGPIEINLVSYAAPVAAAVTGLVFLGEVPTIHTWVGFLFILTGFLLIKRNAVRAELVRL